A stretch of Kaistella flava (ex Peng et al. 2021) DNA encodes these proteins:
- the pnuC gene encoding nicotinamide riboside transporter PnuC — protein sequence MNFYELFFQPYETYDNFQIALEVIATIFGVLSVLFSIKKNIWVYPTGIISTALYVYILFNFGLLGDMMINFYYTVMSVYGWVLWSRSSKDHIHVEVSWATKKEWFFSGILFFISLILVTIVYYYKPFIDNHFSMDKVNLGLYHLDWANWLDIFTTAIFLVGMWLMAKRKIENWIFWIVGDLICIPMMIYKGLGITSIQYLVFTAMAIIGYFEWKKDHQTNHSK from the coding sequence ATGAATTTCTACGAACTCTTCTTTCAACCTTACGAAACCTACGACAACTTTCAAATTGCGCTCGAGGTGATTGCCACCATTTTCGGCGTTTTGAGCGTTTTATTTTCGATTAAAAAAAACATTTGGGTTTATCCAACGGGAATTATTTCTACAGCACTTTACGTTTATATTCTTTTCAATTTTGGTTTACTTGGCGACATGATGATTAATTTTTATTATACCGTCATGAGCGTTTATGGCTGGGTTTTATGGTCCAGAAGTTCCAAAGATCATATTCACGTTGAAGTTTCATGGGCGACAAAAAAAGAGTGGTTTTTTTCCGGTATTTTATTTTTCATCAGTTTAATTTTGGTTACTATCGTTTATTATTACAAACCATTTATCGACAATCATTTCTCGATGGACAAGGTAAATCTTGGATTATATCACTTAGATTGGGCGAATTGGTTGGATATTTTCACCACTGCGATTTTTTTGGTTGGAATGTGGCTCATGGCAAAACGTAAAATCGAAAACTGGATTTTCTGGATCGTAGGTGATTTGATTTGTATTCCGATGATGATTTATAAAGGTTTGGGTATTACTTCTATTCAATATTTGGTTTTTACAGCCATGGCAATCATTGGTTATTTCGAATGGAAAAAAGACCATCAAACCAATCACAGTAAGTGA
- a CDS encoding OsmC family protein: protein MDSHFYNVNISWTKDRQGEMSSPELSTKVEIATPPQFPKGVEGIWSPEHLFTSAVASCLMTTFLSIAENSKLEFTGFSCKSSGKLEQVEGKFLMTEVILEPTVTIINESDREKAERVLQKSEQHCLISNSIKSKITMNTTIVTI, encoded by the coding sequence ATGGATTCACATTTTTATAACGTAAATATTTCGTGGACGAAAGACAGACAAGGAGAAATGTCTTCGCCAGAGTTGTCAACTAAAGTAGAAATTGCAACTCCGCCTCAATTTCCAAAAGGCGTGGAAGGAATTTGGTCTCCTGAACATTTATTTACTTCAGCAGTTGCGAGTTGTCTGATGACGACTTTTTTATCCATCGCGGAAAACTCTAAATTAGAATTTACGGGTTTCTCTTGTAAATCCAGCGGAAAATTGGAACAGGTAGAAGGGAAATTTTTAATGACAGAAGTTATCCTGGAACCAACCGTTACGATCATTAATGAAAGTGATCGGGAAAAAGCAGAACGCGTTTTGCAAAAATCAGAACAACATTGCTTAATTTCGAATTCGATAAAATCGAAAATCACGATGAATACCACCATTGTTACCATTTAA
- a CDS encoding amino acid permease — protein sequence MSNLWRTKPLSQLLSESDETSDGLKKTLSSASLVALGIGAIIGAGLFSITGLAAANYAGPGIMISFIIAAIGCAFAGLCYAEFASMIPVAGSAYTYSYATMGEFIAWIIGWDLVLEYAVGAATVASSWSGYLGKFLSSFGVSLPHNLMMTPFDSYIVDGVTHTGFINLPAVFIVTIMSLVLIKGTSESAFVNTLIVILKVSIVIIFIVVGWKYVKAENLTPLIPANTGKFGEYGWSGIIRAAAVVFFAYIGFDAVSTAAQETKDPKKSMPIGIMGSLIICTVLYIIFAYVMVGVVNYKAFTAGGGGDHLAPVAIAIEAMGSVVNGTMVPAYPWLNTTIILAILLGYSSVILVMLMGQSRVFYSMSKDGLLPKVFSEVHKKFRTPYKSNLFFLVFVSLFAAFVPGRVVGEMTSIGTLFAFILVCIGVLVMRKTQPDAPRAFRTPLVPLIPVLGVLVCLGMMVFLPFDTWIRLVCWMMIGMDVYLYRGIRNSVLGKENNTTGDPKNYSVTAISGIALTVVLAILTYLHHNNAETDDSGLIIFSIAMIIVHAALYGYYYFKYKK from the coding sequence ATGTCAAATCTTTGGAGAACCAAGCCGCTGAGTCAGCTTTTGTCAGAATCTGACGAGACCTCAGACGGATTGAAAAAAACATTGTCTTCCGCTTCTTTGGTAGCGTTGGGAATCGGTGCTATTATCGGTGCTGGATTATTCTCAATCACCGGACTTGCGGCAGCTAACTACGCCGGACCTGGAATCATGATTTCCTTTATTATTGCAGCCATTGGTTGTGCTTTTGCCGGTTTGTGTTATGCGGAATTTGCCTCGATGATTCCTGTCGCAGGGAGTGCTTATACCTATTCTTATGCCACGATGGGTGAATTTATCGCCTGGATTATCGGTTGGGATTTAGTCCTTGAATATGCTGTAGGAGCCGCAACCGTAGCTTCGAGTTGGTCGGGTTATCTGGGGAAATTCTTGTCGAGTTTTGGAGTTTCACTACCGCATAATTTAATGATGACACCTTTTGACAGTTATATCGTCGATGGTGTAACTCACACAGGTTTCATCAATTTACCTGCTGTTTTCATTGTAACCATTATGTCTCTGGTTTTAATTAAAGGAACAAGCGAATCTGCTTTTGTCAATACTTTAATTGTAATTCTTAAAGTTTCTATCGTGATTATCTTTATCGTGGTAGGTTGGAAATATGTTAAAGCAGAAAACCTAACACCACTAATTCCTGCCAATACCGGTAAATTCGGAGAATATGGCTGGTCTGGAATTATTAGGGCCGCCGCCGTCGTCTTCTTTGCCTATATTGGTTTTGATGCAGTTTCAACGGCTGCGCAGGAAACCAAAGATCCAAAAAAATCAATGCCGATTGGGATTATGGGCTCGCTCATTATCTGTACCGTCTTGTATATTATTTTTGCTTACGTAATGGTAGGTGTTGTTAACTACAAAGCATTTACTGCCGGAGGTGGTGGAGATCATTTGGCGCCAGTTGCGATTGCAATTGAAGCAATGGGAAGTGTGGTTAACGGAACAATGGTTCCCGCATATCCTTGGTTGAATACTACGATTATCTTAGCGATCTTATTGGGTTATTCATCAGTGATTTTAGTGATGTTAATGGGGCAAAGCCGTGTATTCTATTCGATGAGTAAAGATGGTTTGTTACCAAAAGTGTTTAGCGAAGTTCACAAAAAATTCAGAACTCCTTATAAATCCAATCTTTTCTTCTTAGTTTTCGTAAGTTTATTTGCGGCCTTTGTACCAGGAAGAGTAGTAGGAGAAATGACGAGTATCGGAACTTTATTTGCCTTTATTCTTGTTTGTATTGGAGTATTGGTAATGAGAAAAACACAACCAGATGCGCCGCGTGCTTTTAGAACACCATTGGTTCCATTAATTCCTGTTTTAGGAGTATTGGTTTGTTTGGGAATGATGGTTTTCTTACCTTTTGACACCTGGATTCGTTTGGTTTGTTGGATGATGATTGGTATGGATGTTTATCTTTACAGAGGAATTAGAAATTCTGTCTTAGGAAAAGAAAATAATACAACCGGTGATCCGAAAAATTATTCAGTAACAGCAATTTCAGGGATTGCTTTAACCGTAGTATTAGCGATCTTGACGTATCTGCACCACAATAATGCAGAAACCGATGATAGTGGATTAATCATATTCTCAATAGCAATGATTATTGTTCACGCAGCTTTATATGGATATTATTACTTTAAATACAAAAAGTAA
- a CDS encoding rhodanese-like domain-containing protein: protein MLDTINQFFGFTKTDYADLVKKGAVILDVRSKGEFAGGHIKGSINIPVDQLQNNLGKLKDKNKTIITCCASGMRSGSAKTILLNNGYTDVHNGGGWGSLNGKI from the coding sequence ATGTTAGATACTATTAATCAATTTTTTGGCTTCACAAAAACAGATTACGCTGACCTTGTAAAAAAGGGCGCAGTTATCCTTGATGTTCGCAGCAAAGGCGAATTTGCAGGTGGACATATTAAAGGTTCCATCAATATTCCCGTGGATCAACTTCAGAATAATCTTGGCAAATTAAAAGATAAAAACAAAACTATTATTACGTGTTGCGCTTCCGGAATGAGAAGTGGATCTGCGAAAACGATTCTTTTGAATAACGGTTATACCGACGTTCATAATGGCGGCGGTTGGGGAAGTTTAAACGGTAAAATATAA
- a CDS encoding metallophosphoesterase, whose amino-acid sequence MIDFIGDIHGHADKLEELLLKLGYSKPNSFYLHSNPNRKVLFVGDYIDRGPKIRETLEIVKSMVDNGSAIALMGNHEYNALCFHFQETDGGHLRKHLIKNIIQHYETLKQFQNRQEEYEGYLEWFKTLPLFYESENFRAVHACWDDKIINFLKTKLVENRLNDELIYESVKKGTPLNEAIEETLKGKEIKMPEGLFFNDKDGTVRTEIRIKWWENPAEMTYKEISVEPLRNLPETKIDLNFFKNSEYYKEDEKPVFFGHYWLRGKPLLKRENICCLDYSVAKQGYLVAYSFNGELTLLSNKLTFVENLE is encoded by the coding sequence ATGATTGATTTTATTGGAGATATTCACGGACATGCAGATAAACTGGAAGAATTACTTTTAAAGTTGGGTTATTCTAAACCGAACAGTTTTTACCTTCATTCAAATCCAAATCGGAAAGTTTTATTTGTTGGTGATTATATCGATAGAGGTCCTAAAATTAGAGAGACTTTGGAAATCGTAAAATCGATGGTTGATAACGGGAGTGCTATTGCATTAATGGGAAATCACGAATACAACGCGCTTTGCTTTCATTTTCAGGAAACTGATGGCGGACATTTAAGAAAGCATTTGATTAAAAATATCATTCAGCATTACGAAACGTTAAAGCAATTTCAAAATAGGCAGGAAGAATATGAAGGATACTTAGAATGGTTTAAAACATTGCCACTCTTTTATGAAAGTGAAAATTTCAGAGCTGTTCATGCTTGCTGGGATGATAAAATAATCAATTTTTTAAAGACAAAACTCGTTGAAAATCGACTGAATGATGAATTAATATATGAGTCTGTGAAAAAAGGAACGCCGCTCAATGAAGCGATTGAAGAAACTTTAAAGGGAAAAGAAATTAAAATGCCTGAAGGATTATTTTTTAATGATAAAGACGGCACAGTAAGAACTGAAATCAGAATTAAATGGTGGGAGAATCCTGCGGAAATGACCTATAAGGAAATCAGTGTTGAACCCTTGCGAAATCTTCCTGAAACTAAAATCGATTTGAATTTTTTTAAAAACAGTGAGTATTACAAAGAAGATGAAAAGCCTGTTTTTTTCGGACATTATTGGCTGAGAGGAAAACCCTTATTAAAGAGAGAAAATATCTGTTGTCTTGATTATAGTGTTGCGAAACAAGGATATTTAGTTGCTTATAGTTTTAATGGAGAGCTTACGCTGCTTAGCAATAAGTTGACTTTTGTTGAGAATTTAGAATGA
- the dapF gene encoding diaminopimelate epimerase, whose product MQNTIDFFKYQGTGNDFVMIDNRDLQFPKEREIIENLCDRRFGIGGDGLILLENDPTADFKMVYYNSDGNESTMCGNGGRCLVAFAHFLDVFEDQTTFTAIDGLHEAEINNGIIKLKMIDVDSIKKIDGDFELNTGSPHYVTFVENVEKYKVFENGNKIRNSASYCQEGINVNFVEEISEDEIFIRTYERGVEDETFSCGTGATASALVFLKDKNKPSVNVNVLGGKLKVYAEQDGETFKNIWLEGPAKQVFKGKINI is encoded by the coding sequence ATGCAAAATACTATTGACTTTTTTAAGTATCAGGGAACCGGAAACGATTTCGTGATGATCGATAACCGTGATTTACAGTTTCCTAAAGAGAGAGAAATTATTGAAAACTTATGCGACCGCCGTTTTGGTATCGGTGGCGATGGATTGATTTTACTGGAAAACGATCCGACGGCTGATTTCAAAATGGTTTATTATAATTCCGACGGAAACGAAAGTACGATGTGTGGAAACGGCGGACGATGTCTTGTGGCGTTTGCTCATTTCCTCGACGTCTTCGAAGATCAAACAACCTTTACTGCAATCGACGGTTTACACGAAGCAGAAATCAATAATGGCATTATTAAACTGAAGATGATTGATGTGGATTCCATTAAAAAAATTGATGGTGATTTTGAATTAAATACAGGTTCACCCCATTACGTCACTTTTGTAGAAAACGTAGAAAAATATAAAGTTTTCGAAAACGGTAACAAAATCAGAAATTCTGCGTCTTATTGTCAGGAAGGAATCAATGTAAATTTTGTTGAAGAAATCTCAGAGGACGAAATCTTTATCAGAACTTATGAAAGAGGTGTTGAAGATGAGACTTTTAGTTGCGGAACAGGAGCAACAGCTTCGGCTTTGGTTTTTCTAAAAGATAAAAATAAACCTTCAGTTAATGTAAATGTTTTGGGTGGAAAGTTGAAAGTATATGCAGAACAGGACGGAGAAACTTTCAAAAACATTTGGTTAGAAGGTCCCGCAAAACAAGTTTTTAAAGGCAAGATTAATATATAG
- a CDS encoding Crp/Fnr family transcriptional regulator: MILNDIFQSDLVKEIEDSGNLKHFVAGEIIVNMDSYIKNIPVVISGSIKVIRTDEDGREILLYYLTPGESCIVSILSGMKNETSKIKAIVEEDADIMLIPADKAKEWVKKYPDWTEFIFDLYQKRFEELLDVVNSVAFQKIDMRLLHLIKQKTQLYNSKEISVTHQQLADELGITREATSRVLKQMEKDHLLILSRNKIELL, from the coding sequence ATGATTTTAAATGACATTTTCCAGTCCGATTTAGTGAAAGAGATTGAAGATTCCGGCAACCTGAAGCATTTCGTCGCGGGTGAAATTATCGTGAATATGGATTCTTATATTAAAAATATTCCAGTTGTAATTTCTGGGAGTATCAAAGTTATTCGGACTGACGAAGACGGTCGCGAAATCCTGCTCTATTATTTAACTCCGGGCGAAAGTTGCATTGTTTCTATTCTTTCTGGGATGAAAAATGAAACTTCTAAAATCAAAGCCATTGTAGAGGAAGATGCAGATATTATGTTGATCCCAGCAGATAAAGCAAAAGAATGGGTCAAAAAATATCCGGACTGGACGGAATTTATTTTTGATTTGTATCAAAAACGTTTTGAGGAATTATTGGATGTTGTGAATTCTGTGGCTTTTCAAAAAATAGATATGAGACTTTTACACCTCATCAAACAGAAAACCCAGCTTTACAATTCGAAAGAAATTTCGGTTACGCACCAACAATTAGCCGATGAATTGGGAATTACGCGTGAAGCAACCAGTCGCGTTCTGAAACAAATGGAAAAAGACCATCTGTTAATTCTTTCCCGAAATAAAATTGAACTTCTGTGA
- a CDS encoding GNAT family N-acetyltransferase, with the protein MTITNSTLDDIPEIFRLYKLATDYQKIAFPGNIWPEFDQDFIATEVIENRQFKIVIDNKIACIWAITYNDADIWEEKENNDAIYLHRIATNPEFRGNNFVQIISDWSKDFGKKENKKFIRMDTCGQNDRLINHYKNCGFNFLGMNKLKNSSELQAHYHNADVCFFEIEL; encoded by the coding sequence ATGACAATAACAAACAGTACTTTAGATGATATTCCAGAAATTTTCAGACTTTATAAACTCGCTACTGATTATCAAAAAATTGCATTTCCGGGAAATATATGGCCTGAATTTGACCAGGATTTTATTGCTACAGAAGTAATTGAAAACAGACAATTCAAAATCGTCATCGACAATAAAATTGCTTGTATTTGGGCAATTACTTATAACGATGCAGATATTTGGGAGGAAAAAGAAAACAATGATGCAATTTACCTTCATCGAATTGCTACAAATCCAGAATTTAGAGGAAATAATTTTGTTCAAATAATTTCTGATTGGTCCAAAGATTTTGGTAAAAAAGAAAATAAAAAGTTCATTAGAATGGATACGTGCGGACAAAATGATCGCTTAATCAATCATTATAAAAATTGTGGGTTTAATTTTCTTGGAATGAATAAGCTGAAAAATTCTTCCGAATTGCAAGCGCATTATCATAATGCAGATGTTTGCTTTTTTGAAATAGAACTATAA
- the hemN gene encoding oxygen-independent coproporphyrinogen III oxidase, with protein sequence MNSLIDKYNIPGPRYTSYPTVPFWDNESFTSDLWQQSVLRTFNETNDSEGISVYIHLPFCEQLCTFCACHKRITKQHSVETPYLESVLKEWDLYVKLFGRTPKIKELHLGGGTPTFFSPANLRLLLEGIFAKAEIAEHPEFSFEGHPNNTTREHLQTLYDLGFRRASFGVQDYDPQVQKAINRIQPFENVKNVTDMAREIGYKGVSHDLVFGLPFHTWEKMEYTIRKTLELKPDRLAFYSYAHVPWIKGVGQRGFDENDLPSGEEKRKLYTNGKKLLEELGYIEVGMDHFALPHDDLYQSMVSGDIHRNFMGYSSSKTKLMVGLGMSAISDSWYSFAQSNKSVEEYQKLVEEGIIPVVKGHVLNEEDLIIRQHILNLMCRLETSWDLQNSFPEIENALESLKEMEADGLVEISDNTIKITDKGRAFTRNVAMTFDLRMLRNKPETRIFSMTI encoded by the coding sequence ATGAATTCTTTAATCGATAAATATAATATTCCAGGACCACGTTATACGTCATATCCAACCGTTCCTTTTTGGGATAACGAAAGCTTTACCAGTGATTTATGGCAGCAATCTGTCCTTAGAACCTTTAATGAAACCAATGATTCTGAAGGGATTTCTGTTTATATTCACTTACCTTTTTGTGAGCAATTGTGTACTTTTTGTGCATGTCATAAAAGAATTACAAAACAACATTCGGTAGAAACTCCATATTTAGAAAGTGTTTTAAAAGAATGGGATTTATATGTAAAACTATTTGGCAGAACTCCAAAAATTAAGGAATTGCATTTGGGTGGTGGAACGCCGACTTTCTTTTCTCCTGCGAATTTGCGACTATTATTGGAAGGAATTTTTGCCAAAGCAGAAATCGCTGAACATCCAGAATTTTCTTTTGAAGGACATCCAAATAATACGACCAGAGAACATTTACAGACTTTATATGATTTAGGTTTCCGTAGAGCAAGTTTCGGCGTGCAGGATTATGATCCACAAGTTCAGAAAGCGATTAACAGAATTCAGCCTTTTGAAAATGTAAAAAATGTAACAGATATGGCAAGAGAAATCGGTTACAAAGGTGTTTCTCACGATTTGGTTTTTGGGCTTCCTTTTCATACTTGGGAGAAAATGGAATATACCATTCGCAAAACGTTAGAATTAAAACCTGACCGTTTAGCCTTCTATTCTTACGCACACGTGCCATGGATTAAAGGTGTTGGACAAAGAGGTTTTGACGAAAATGATTTGCCAAGTGGTGAAGAAAAGAGAAAACTCTACACTAACGGAAAAAAATTGTTAGAAGAATTAGGATACATCGAAGTGGGAATGGATCACTTTGCTTTGCCACACGACGATCTTTACCAGTCGATGGTTTCAGGAGATATTCACCGTAATTTCATGGGATATTCATCGAGCAAAACCAAGTTGATGGTTGGTTTGGGAATGTCTGCAATTTCAGATTCATGGTATTCTTTTGCTCAAAGTAACAAGAGTGTAGAAGAGTATCAAAAGCTTGTCGAAGAGGGAATTATTCCTGTTGTTAAAGGACATGTTTTGAATGAAGAAGATTTGATTATCAGACAGCATATTCTTAATCTAATGTGTCGTTTAGAAACATCTTGGGATTTACAAAATAGTTTTCCGGAAATCGAAAATGCTTTAGAATCTTTAAAAGAAATGGAAGCTGACGGTTTGGTAGAAATCTCTGACAACACCATAAAAATCACCGATAAAGGTCGCGCTTTCACCAGAAATGTGGCGATGACTTTTGATTTAAGAATGCTTCGAAACAAACCCGAAACCCGGATTTTTTCGATGACGATATAA
- a CDS encoding Xaa-Pro dipeptidyl-peptidase, producing MNKRIRSRFLLLLLLIPFLSVNAQTVAKAGPVFENGQAQIVPEFKDADKWIRTDLWVETTFDTDGDGKKDRMYVAVTRPYQTETEGLKLPVIYESSPYYSGVAPDVEGGFWDVNHELGQAGKARVHAEVVRTGKRPIISNSQIATWVPRGFIVVHSCSPGTGLSQGSPTVGGENESLAPKAVIDWLNGRANGYTSADGNEKVKAYWTTGKVGMTGTSYNGTIPLAAATTGVKGLEVIIPIAPNTSYYHYYRSNGLVRSPGGYLGEDVDVLYDFIHSGDESKRAYSNATIRDTEMKNGQDRITGDYNDFWAGRDYLNHMKPMRAAMLMAHGFNDWNVMPEHSYRIYKKAKEMGLETAIYYHQNGHGGQPPIEMMNKWFTHYLFGIDNGIQKEENKAFIVRENDDVNNPTPYKDFPNPEAKPVSFYLTKGAPKVGGLITTASSNQGKETLVDNYSFTGESLARAENTDHRLLYVSPKLTKDVHLSGVPQITVKLASSKPAANLSVWLVSLPWNEGRGTKITDNIITRGWADPQNHASVRKGEPLIPRKFYKVSFDLMPDDQVIKKGQQIGLMIFSSDKEFTLHPEPGTELTVDLEGTMITLPIVGGLEAFNSALKEN from the coding sequence ATGAATAAACGAATAAGATCTCGTTTCCTTTTATTATTACTACTCATTCCATTTCTCTCTGTAAATGCGCAGACGGTCGCAAAAGCCGGTCCTGTTTTTGAAAATGGACAAGCTCAAATTGTTCCGGAATTTAAAGATGCCGACAAATGGATTAGAACTGACCTTTGGGTTGAAACAACGTTCGATACCGACGGTGACGGTAAAAAAGACCGTATGTATGTCGCGGTAACCCGACCTTATCAAACCGAAACTGAAGGATTAAAACTTCCTGTGATTTATGAATCAAGTCCCTATTATTCTGGTGTCGCACCCGATGTCGAGGGTGGTTTTTGGGATGTTAATCATGAATTGGGACAAGCTGGAAAAGCGCGTGTTCACGCAGAAGTCGTGCGAACTGGTAAACGTCCAATTATTTCAAACTCCCAAATTGCGACTTGGGTACCGCGAGGTTTTATCGTAGTTCATTCCTGTTCTCCGGGTACAGGGCTATCACAAGGTTCACCAACCGTTGGAGGCGAGAACGAATCCTTAGCTCCAAAAGCAGTCATCGACTGGCTGAACGGACGGGCAAACGGATATACCTCTGCGGACGGAAATGAAAAAGTGAAAGCTTATTGGACCACTGGAAAAGTAGGAATGACTGGGACTTCTTACAACGGAACAATTCCACTTGCCGCAGCGACTACCGGAGTTAAAGGTTTAGAAGTGATCATTCCTATTGCTCCAAATACATCTTATTATCATTATTACCGGTCAAACGGCTTAGTGCGTTCACCAGGAGGATATTTAGGAGAAGACGTCGATGTTTTGTACGATTTTATACATAGCGGAGATGAGTCGAAACGCGCTTACAGCAATGCTACAATTCGGGACACCGAAATGAAAAACGGGCAGGATAGAATTACGGGAGATTACAATGATTTTTGGGCAGGACGTGATTATCTTAATCATATGAAACCGATGAGAGCTGCAATGTTGATGGCTCATGGCTTTAACGACTGGAATGTAATGCCGGAGCATAGTTACCGCATTTATAAAAAAGCCAAAGAAATGGGTTTAGAAACAGCGATTTACTATCACCAAAATGGTCACGGCGGACAACCACCAATTGAAATGATGAATAAATGGTTTACTCATTATTTGTTTGGGATTGATAATGGAATCCAAAAGGAAGAAAATAAAGCCTTTATCGTTCGGGAAAATGATGATGTAAATAATCCAACACCTTATAAAGATTTTCCAAATCCGGAAGCTAAACCTGTCTCTTTTTATTTAACGAAAGGGGCGCCGAAAGTGGGAGGTTTAATCACTACTGCATCATCCAATCAAGGGAAAGAAACCTTAGTTGATAATTATTCATTTACGGGTGAAAGTTTAGCCAGAGCAGAAAATACCGATCACCGTTTATTATATGTAAGTCCAAAACTTACAAAAGATGTTCATCTATCTGGAGTTCCTCAAATCACCGTTAAATTAGCCAGTAGCAAACCTGCGGCAAACTTATCGGTTTGGTTAGTTTCGCTACCTTGGAATGAAGGAAGAGGCACGAAAATAACGGACAATATCATCACTCGTGGTTGGGCTGATCCGCAAAATCATGCATCGGTGAGAAAAGGGGAACCGTTAATTCCAAGAAAATTCTATAAAGTTTCTTTCGATTTAATGCCGGATGATCAAGTGATTAAAAAAGGGCAACAAATAGGATTAATGATTTTTTCAAGTGATAAAGAATTTACCTTACATCCGGAACCGGGGACGGAATTAACAGTTGATTTAGAGGGGACGATGATCACTTTGCCAATTGTGGGCGGACTGGAAGCGTTTAACAGTGCACTTAAAGAGAATTAA
- a CDS encoding WD40/YVTN/BNR-like repeat-containing protein, with protein sequence MKKAFGFLLFLFCLNFSFAQKVEFQTLLKDNISIRALQIYDGKVWYTGTDSKFGYVSLKDSADKKQMKLSDEKLEFRTLAQDRKYFYTINILSPAYLFKINKKNLNFSIQKTDTKKTAFFDAFIFDKFDRGIAVSDPNKAGNANSLIFYSGRPGDKLGFPKYFPGEAHFAASNTNIATKEGKGWIATGGMKARIFKFSWSDPFTWETFDTPFIQGTASTGIYSIDFYDKNFGIAVGGDYTKQAENIDNIATTNDGGKTWEIQASGNNGGYKTCVKFRPKSKGKDIIAVGDQNIEFSSDYGKTWKTISEEKGLYVCDWIDENTLVFAGKNRIIKMKLSDDL encoded by the coding sequence ATGAAAAAAGCTTTCGGTTTCCTGCTATTTCTTTTTTGTTTAAATTTTTCCTTTGCTCAAAAGGTGGAATTTCAAACATTATTAAAAGATAATATCTCTATACGTGCCCTTCAGATTTATGATGGAAAAGTTTGGTATACAGGAACAGATTCAAAATTCGGATATGTGAGTTTGAAAGATTCTGCGGATAAAAAACAGATGAAATTATCAGATGAAAAATTAGAGTTTCGAACTTTAGCACAGGACCGTAAATACTTTTATACTATTAATATTTTAAGTCCGGCTTACTTGTTTAAAATTAATAAGAAGAATTTAAATTTTTCAATTCAAAAAACAGATACCAAAAAAACCGCTTTTTTTGATGCCTTTATTTTTGATAAATTCGATAGAGGAATTGCAGTTAGTGATCCCAACAAAGCTGGAAATGCGAATTCCTTGATTTTTTATTCGGGAAGACCCGGTGATAAGTTAGGTTTTCCAAAATATTTTCCGGGTGAAGCACATTTTGCAGCGAGTAATACGAACATCGCCACAAAAGAAGGTAAAGGATGGATTGCAACTGGTGGAATGAAAGCCAGGATTTTTAAATTCTCCTGGAGCGATCCTTTTACATGGGAAACTTTTGATACGCCCTTTATTCAGGGAACTGCTTCTACTGGAATTTATTCCATCGACTTCTACGATAAAAATTTCGGAATTGCAGTCGGTGGTGATTACACCAAACAAGCTGAAAATATCGACAATATCGCAACAACTAACGATGGCGGGAAAACCTGGGAAATTCAAGCTTCCGGTAACAATGGCGGTTATAAGACTTGTGTAAAGTTTCGTCCGAAATCTAAGGGAAAAGACATTATCGCAGTTGGTGATCAAAATATTGAATTCTCCAGTGATTACGGAAAAACGTGGAAAACTATTTCAGAGGAAAAAGGATTGTATGTTTGCGACTGGATTGATGAAAATACTTTAGTGTTTGCGGGGAAAAATAGGATTATTAAAATGAAATTGAGTGATGATTTATAA